The Antarcticibacterium flavum genome contains the following window.
AGGCAGATTTACTGTTTTTACTTTTTACTAATAAATATCAGGGCCGTATCTGTTTTTTCAGCCAAACCTAAGGCAAGATGCCCAAAAGCCTTTTCGTTCCTCCCTGCTTTTCCAAGTCCCATTATCACCAGGTCATGTGCTGAAGCCTGACTTATAAGTTCTGCTTCCACATCATCATTTACAATGATATGCACCTCTATCTTGCCCGGAATAATTCTGCTCGCAAAGCGCGAGAGCTTCAGGTGGTTTCGTTGGAGGGCTTCGCGGGGGGTGTTTGCCGGCAGGATCTGTATGAAATTTATCGCCGGTTGTGAAGCACGCCAAAGACTGGCAGCCACACGTGCCCTTAACGGATCGTGACTTCCAAATCCCGCAACGGGAATAAGGACCTTTTGTGCTGTAGTGATCTTCCAGCCGCTATAAGGCTGCCGGAAAACCACCACATCTGCCTTCACATGTTTTACCAGTTTTTCAAGATTCTCATTTGTCTGTAAATCATTAAGATCGCTTAATCCCAGCAGCAGGCTGCGGCAATTATGAACTTTTACCACCCGCTCGATCTCTTCCCAGGGATGTGCGGCTATTGTTGTAAGCGTATCGGGTCGCAAGCCAGCTTCGAAAGAGGCTTTAAGGGCATATTGGGTGGCATCGCGGCTTGAGGCCAAACTTTTATCCAGTTCACCCTCCTCTGTCCCGGAATAACAATGGAATGCAGCAGCACCCTTCCTACCACAGGCGGGGCCAGTGCATTTGCCAGGAAAACCATCGATGCTGCGTTGGCAGGATTGGAAATAGGAAGCAAAACAAGAGGACTTAATCCCCTTAATCGCACGAGGTCCGGGTCCAGGGCATGTTCCGATGCTTCTATGGTTTGTGCCTTCTTCACAAAAAAGGAAATAAAGAGTACAGCTCCAATAAGCAGCCAAAGCAGGGAGATCAATCCCGCAGCCGGCACCACAACTGCCTGAAATATTGCCAGCCCAAGGCAGGCAGCCATTCCCACAATTGGAAGAACAGGAAAGAAGGGAGCTCGAAAGGTGTCGCTCTCCTTATAGCCACGGTTGCGCATTAAGATCATAATGAGGTGCGCCAGGGCAAAGGTGATGAGGAAGATCAAACTGGAAGCCGCACCCGCCGCGGCCACATCTGGCAGGATCAATACCAGCAGGGCAACGATCCCGCAGGTGATCCAAATGGACATCACCGGGGTACCATATTTCGCATCGATCCTTGAAAGGTAATGCGTGAGGGTACGGTCTTCTGCCATTCTCAGTGAGATCCTGGAAGCCGCAAAAAGGTTAGCCTGCAGGGCAGATAACATTGAAAAGATACCGGCCACCAGTACCAGCCAGAACCCAAAAGCTCCCAGATAATTTTGTGCCGCGATGACCAGGACCGTTTCGGGATCTTCCACGCTCATCGCAGTAATAGATCCACCCGGTAAAACACCCACGGTAGACATTACAAACAGCAACGGGAGGTAGACCGCCAGTCCAACTGCAAGGGTACCCATCATAGCTTTGGGAATGGTTTTTTCAGGAGCTTTAATCTCCCCTGCAGCAGATCCAATGAGATCAAAACCCTGCAGCGCGATAAAAGTATACCCCATCGCCGCGACCACGCCACTGAATCCGCCTGAGAAGAAGGGGTCGAGGCTATTGGCAATATGATCAAAAGGTGTTTGTATAAAAACCGCAAGCCCCCCGGCTATAAGGACAGCGAAAACCGCCAGTTTTCCAATATTGATCACTGCGCCCCCGTCGCCTGT
Protein-coding sequences here:
- a CDS encoding APC family permease, yielding MSKDSSTPSSTRSIGFMGALGIGVGAMVGGGILALAGVAFAVSGPSAILAFTLNGLIALITALSFAEMASANPQSGGTYTYAKKALSLQVAFGVGWIVWFASLVAAVLYALGFGAFAVFALQQIPAGGFSQFLENDILPVLLALAAISYFAFSLRKGTGDGGAVINIGKLAVFAVLIAGGLAVFIQTPFDHIANSLDPFFSGGFSGVVAAMGYTFIALQGFDLIGSAAGEIKAPEKTIPKAMMGTLAVGLAVYLPLLFVMSTVGVLPGGSITAMSVEDPETVLVIAAQNYLGAFGFWLVLVAGIFSMLSALQANLFAASRISLRMAEDRTLTHYLSRIDAKYGTPVMSIWITCGIVALLVLILPDVAAAGAASSLIFLITFALAHLIMILMRNRGYKESDTFRAPFFPVLPIVGMAACLGLAIFQAVVVPAAGLISLLWLLIGAVLFISFFVKKAQTIEASEHALDPDLVRLRGLSPLVLLPISNPANAASMVFLANALAPPVVGRVLLHSIVIPGQRRVNWIKVWPQAAMPPNMPLKPLSKLACDPIRLQQ